In the Tribolium castaneum strain GA2 chromosome 1, icTriCast1.1, whole genome shotgun sequence genome, one interval contains:
- the LOC655267 gene encoding 15-hydroxyprostaglandin dehydrogenase [NAD(+)] isoform X2 — translation MVFEITGKVALISGGASGIGLRYAKELLRSGLKGVTLADVNNAFGQKALQEIEKEFGPKKAIYVQTDVTDMKSFENAFKKTIEAFQNLDILINNAGILNDATWEKEVAININGVIHGVLLGLENYIPKYKSSAEGVIVNISSIAGIKEFSIIPIYTATKFAVMGMSKAFGDEDHYNRTKVKVLALCPGVTDTPLITEIDGKNLGPPYQKLLEENLSKLPSQQNCVRSFRRSSV, via the exons atggtttttgaaataacagGCAAAGTCGCTCTGATTTCTGGAGGCGCCTCTGGAATTGGTCTCAGATATGCCAAAGAATTACTGAGAAGTGGTTTGAAG GGTGTTACTTTAGCCGATGTTAACAATGCATTTGGGCAAAAAGCGTtacaagaaattgaaaaagagTTTGGTCCAAAGAAGGCCATTTACGTTCAAACAGACGTAACAGATATGAAAAGTTTTGAAA acgcttttaaaaaaacaattgaagCATTTCAAAACCTAGATATTCTCATCAACAATGCGGGAATTCTGAATGATGCCACTTGGGAGAAAGAAGTTGCAATAAATATT aaCGGAGTGATTCATGGCGTTCTCCTTGGGCTTGAAAATTACATTCCGAAATATAAATCTAGTGCAGAAGGAGTTATTGTGAACATTTCGTCCATTGCTGGCATCAAAGAATTCAGTATTATTCCGATATACACTGCTACAAAATTTGCAGTGATGGGAATGAGTAAAGCTTTTGGAGATGAAGACCATTACAACCGTACCAAAGTCAAAGTTCTAGCTTTGTGTCCTGGAGTTACTGACACACCGTTGATTACTGAAATTGATGGCAAAAATTTAGGTCCGCCGTATCAAAAATTGCTTGAAGAAAATCTCAGCAAATTGCCATCTCAAca AAATTGCGTCCGAAGCTTTCGCAGAAGTAGTGTGTAG
- the LOC655267 gene encoding 15-hydroxyprostaglandin dehydrogenase [NAD(+)] isoform X1, protein MVFEITGKVALISGGASGIGLRYAKELLRSGLKGVTLADVNNAFGQKALQEIEKEFGPKKAIYVQTDVTDMKSFENAFKKTIEAFQNLDILINNAGILNDATWEKEVAININGVIHGVLLGLENYIPKYKSSAEGVIVNISSIAGIKEFSIIPIYTATKFAVMGMSKAFGDEDHYNRTKVKVLALCPGVTDTPLITEIDGKNLGPPYQKLLEENLSKLPSQQPECVARAMVKIIKNAKTGTVWVAEGGQEPYEFILPERESFAPE, encoded by the exons atggtttttgaaataacagGCAAAGTCGCTCTGATTTCTGGAGGCGCCTCTGGAATTGGTCTCAGATATGCCAAAGAATTACTGAGAAGTGGTTTGAAG GGTGTTACTTTAGCCGATGTTAACAATGCATTTGGGCAAAAAGCGTtacaagaaattgaaaaagagTTTGGTCCAAAGAAGGCCATTTACGTTCAAACAGACGTAACAGATATGAAAAGTTTTGAAA acgcttttaaaaaaacaattgaagCATTTCAAAACCTAGATATTCTCATCAACAATGCGGGAATTCTGAATGATGCCACTTGGGAGAAAGAAGTTGCAATAAATATT aaCGGAGTGATTCATGGCGTTCTCCTTGGGCTTGAAAATTACATTCCGAAATATAAATCTAGTGCAGAAGGAGTTATTGTGAACATTTCGTCCATTGCTGGCATCAAAGAATTCAGTATTATTCCGATATACACTGCTACAAAATTTGCAGTGATGGGAATGAGTAAAGCTTTTGGAGATGAAGACCATTACAACCGTACCAAAGTCAAAGTTCTAGCTTTGTGTCCTGGAGTTACTGACACACCGTTGATTACTGAAATTGATGGCAAAAATTTAGGTCCGCCGTATCAAAAATTGCTTGAAGAAAATCTCAGCAAATTGCCATCTCAAca GCCTGAGTGTGTTGCACGAGCAATggtaaaaattatcaaaaatgcaaagACTGGAACTGTGTGGGTGGCTGAGGGTGGCCAAGAGCcatatgaatttattttgcctGAGAGGGAAAGTTTTGCTCCAGAATAA